The following coding sequences lie in one Phaenicophaeus curvirostris isolate KB17595 chromosome 5, BPBGC_Pcur_1.0, whole genome shotgun sequence genomic window:
- the LOC138721652 gene encoding uncharacterized protein isoform X3: MREPLQDPDPSSGRGGEVMWRCPPGQQLSERYGAFPSLSYTRGGRRGGRPRVKGKRLPFSPKSQSRECPCCRKPGKSLAEQPCFFKAPYSSVPSRGVTQREPGRSVGDERAPAGSRPLPREMGGSDMAVPSRPAAFRFTWQTRCANKYRSVGVKPATSH, from the exons atgagagagcccctgcaggatcccgacccctcctcagggagagggggagaagtgatgtggcggtgccctccaggccagcagctttcgg agcgctatggagccttcccatctctctcatacacTCGTggcggaagaagaggagggcgccCACGGGTGAAAGGGAAgcggttgccattcag cccaaaaagccagtccAGAGAATGCCCTtgttgcagaaaacctggcaaaagtctcgcagaacagccctgctttttcaaagccccGTATTCTTCTGTCCCGTCGCGAGGAGTAACG cagagagaaccTGGCAGAAGTGTTGgcgatgagagagcccctgcgggatcccgacccctccccaGGGAGATGGGGGGAAGCGACAtggcggtgccctccaggccagcagcgttcag gttcACGTGGCAAACCCGGTGCGCGAATAAATACCGCAGCGTAGGAGTGAAGCCGGCGACCAGCCACTGA
- the LOC138721652 gene encoding uncharacterized protein isoform X1, giving the protein MREPLQDPDPSSGRGGEVMWRCPPGQQLSERYGAFPSLSYTRGGRRGGRPRVKGKRLPFSPKSQSRECPCCRKPGKSLAEQPCFFKAPYSSVPSRGVTQREPGRSVGDERAPAGSRPLPREMGGSDMAVPSRPAAFSCSEKRLPKPAPQTTEAALPSWLGFQALQAWLWKWNDLCKIHNLEACLASSWWLTHVPEAASALTDRFTWQTRCANKYRSVGVKPATSH; this is encoded by the exons atgagagagcccctgcaggatcccgacccctcctcagggagagggggagaagtgatgtggcggtgccctccaggccagcagctttcgg agcgctatggagccttcccatctctctcatacacTCGTggcggaagaagaggagggcgccCACGGGTGAAAGGGAAgcggttgccattcag cccaaaaagccagtccAGAGAATGCCCTtgttgcagaaaacctggcaaaagtctcgcagaacagccctgctttttcaaagccccGTATTCTTCTGTCCCGTCGCGAGGAGTAACG cagagagaaccTGGCAGAAGTGTTGgcgatgagagagcccctgcgggatcccgacccctccccaGGGAGATGGGGGGAAGCGACAtggcggtgccctccaggccagcagcgttcag TTGCTCTGAAAAGAGGCTCCCAAAGCCAGCCCCGCAAACgacagaggcagctctgccgAGCTGGCTGGGTTTCCAAGCTCTACAAGCGTGGTTGTGGAAGTGGAATGATCTCTGTAAAATCCACAACCTCGAAGCGTGCCTCGCGTCTTCCTGGTGGCTCACGCACGTGCCCGAGGCAGCGAGCGCACTTACAGACAG gttcACGTGGCAAACCCGGTGCGCGAATAAATACCGCAGCGTAGGAGTGAAGCCGGCGACCAGCCACTGA
- the LOC138721652 gene encoding uncharacterized protein isoform X2, whose translation MREPLQDPDPSSGRGGEVMWRCPPGQQLSERYGAFPSLSYTRGGRRGGRPRVKGKRLPFSPKSQSRECPCCRKPGKSLAEQPCFFKAPYSSVPSRGVTREPGRSVGDERAPAGSRPLPREMGGSDMAVPSRPAAFSCSEKRLPKPAPQTTEAALPSWLGFQALQAWLWKWNDLCKIHNLEACLASSWWLTHVPEAASALTDRFTWQTRCANKYRSVGVKPATSH comes from the exons atgagagagcccctgcaggatcccgacccctcctcagggagagggggagaagtgatgtggcggtgccctccaggccagcagctttcgg agcgctatggagccttcccatctctctcatacacTCGTggcggaagaagaggagggcgccCACGGGTGAAAGGGAAgcggttgccattcag cccaaaaagccagtccAGAGAATGCCCTtgttgcagaaaacctggcaaaagtctcgcagaacagccctgctttttcaaagccccGTATTCTTCTGTCCCGTCGCGAGGAGTAACG agagaaccTGGCAGAAGTGTTGgcgatgagagagcccctgcgggatcccgacccctccccaGGGAGATGGGGGGAAGCGACAtggcggtgccctccaggccagcagcgttcag TTGCTCTGAAAAGAGGCTCCCAAAGCCAGCCCCGCAAACgacagaggcagctctgccgAGCTGGCTGGGTTTCCAAGCTCTACAAGCGTGGTTGTGGAAGTGGAATGATCTCTGTAAAATCCACAACCTCGAAGCGTGCCTCGCGTCTTCCTGGTGGCTCACGCACGTGCCCGAGGCAGCGAGCGCACTTACAGACAG gttcACGTGGCAAACCCGGTGCGCGAATAAATACCGCAGCGTAGGAGTGAAGCCGGCGACCAGCCACTGA